The following proteins are encoded in a genomic region of Stigmatopora nigra isolate UIUO_SnigA chromosome 3, RoL_Snig_1.1, whole genome shotgun sequence:
- the gpatch1 gene encoding G patch domain-containing protein 1 has product MAAFDEDVKCPTDFVVYGTALEPLEEDEAPRKPLPLHEQTVRDEKGRYQRFHGAFTGGFSAGYFNTVGSKEGWTPSTFVSSRQQKAEKQEATPRDFMDDEDLGEHGIAPSRITTTQPFASRAPRDVAEAPGALAAALPGSELLDELIAPAAAGVGAELLTRMGWKAGQGVGPRVKRKPRRQRVFGCAPPPTGSEESQEDDDDEEFAPENATFAPKDVVAVDFGARAGVQGLGYRGLDPALALRGNSDAHLDFFSPHSDATSRLFGEKRRVSRRLGGVAGQAFGVGALEDDDDEDVYHRDAMSKYDTVLADEPGDGLYGWTAPRGASVTAVTAGGGHRREASYLGKILEGFALARGSRENQTAAFPPPKLPDDYRPLRRFRRRVEVSHLSGVSAAPGAAGAPTRAALPEDAGRHRVVAAQRGALLGEPVLPGPSSVMELLKPEDRQRLLRLRGAPEPTTTTTSALRREEEAAAAAWRGLHGQGRAFKPFQKNDAKQARYEAYLERLRGGHKDAAEASLDPSMTEWERGREKEEFVRASVLYRPTSSALASRFTRAKDDDAGDDLVEVPRDQEGSTEKDKEAAVRMKMFGQLTRESLEWHPDKILCKRFNVPHPYPGSAVVGLPKVKRDKFSIFNFLTVAPGDPPPPLASKKSRWDQEAVTEKEDPAQAGALKEESRAVKTEPPDPARDGKREAVAVAAAAPAEADEEETEGEADDDDDEEEVEEETRPPMDVFKAIFASSSDEASSSSSDGEDGDAGEDGEGAPSAALFAVSSRQTATADGVSPADGVSLAPPPRQDAEFGPALPPPWFVPVASASPARELGRKKRDKSKKDKKKKKSKKKRDKAKRQEDKKKKKTKAQGPRPHADGRTEDLIGRLKRVSSGILR; this is encoded by the exons ACGAGGCCCCGCGCAAGCCGCTCCCCCTCCACGAGCAGACGGTCCGAGACGAGAAGGGCCGCTACCAACGCTTCCACGGCGCCTTCACGGGCGGATTCTCTGCGGGATATTTCAACACGGTGGGATCCAAAGAAG GATGGACGCCGTCCACGTTTGTGTCCTCGCGGCAGCAGAAGGCGGAGAAACAGGAGGCCACGCCGCGGGACTTTATGGACGACGAG GATCTGGGCGAGCACGGCATCGCCCCGTCCCGAATCACCACCACTCAGCCGTTCGCGTCCCGGGCGCCGCGGGACGTGGCCGAGGCGCCGGGCGCGCTGGCGGCCGCCCTACCTGGGAGCGAGCTCCTGGACGAACTCAtcgcgcccgccgccgccggcgtcgGCGCCGAGCTGCTGACCCGGATGGGCTGGAAAGCCGGTCAGGGCGTGGGACCTCGCGTCAAGAGGAAGCCCCGACGACAGCGCGTCTTTGGCTGCGCTCCGCCCCCCACCGGCTCGGAAGAATCCCAG gaggacgacgacgatgagGAGTTTGCCCCCGAGAACGCCACCTTTGCCCCCAAGGACGTGGTGGCGGTGGACTTTGGAGCCAGGGCGGGCGTTCAGGGCCTGGGCTACCGCGGTCTGGATCCGGCGCTGGCGCTGCGGGGCAACAGCGACGCCCACCTGGACTTCTTTTCGCCTCACTCGGACGCCACCAGCAGACTCTTTGGGGAAAAGCGACGGGTCTCGCGGCGGCTGGGGGGCGTGGCCGGGCAG GCTTTCGGCGTGGGCGCgctggaggacgacgacgacgaagacGTGTACCACCGTGACGCCATGTCCAAGTACGACACGGTGCTGGCGGACGAGCCCGGAGACGGGCTCTACGGCTGGACGGCGCCGCGCGGCGCCTCCGTCACCGCCGTCACCGCCGGCGGCGGCCACCGAAGGGAGGCGTCGTACCTGGGCAAAATCTTGGAAGGATTCGCGTTGGCGCGGGGCAGCCGAGAAAATCAAACG GCGGCGTTCCCCCCGCCGAAACTGCCGGACGACTACCGCCCGCTGCGCCGCTTCCGCAGGCGGGTAGAAGTGTCGCACCTTTCGGGCGTGAGCGCCGCCCCCGGCGCGGCCGGGGCCCCGACCCGGGCGGCGCTCCCGGAGGACGCCGGGCGTCACCGCGTGGTCGCCGCTCAGAGGGGCGCGCTCCTGGGGGAGCCCGTTCTGCCAG GCCCCTCCTCGGTGATGGAGCTGCTGAAGCCCGAGGACCGCCAGCGCTTGCTCCGCCTGCGCGGCGCCCCcgagcccaccaccaccaccaccagcgcCTTGCGCCgcgaggaggaggcggcggcggcggcctggcGGGGCCTCCACGGCCAAGGCCGCGCCTTCAAACCATTCCAGAAGAACGACGCCAAGCAGGCCAGATACGAAGCCTACTTGGAGCGACTGCGCGGCGGACACAAAG ACGCGGCGGAGGCCAGTCTGGACCCGTCCATGACCGAGTGGGAGCGCGGCAGGGAGAAGGAGGAGTTTGTGCGAGCCTCCGTCCTGTACCGGCCCACCTCCTCCGCGCTGGCCAGCCGCTTCACGCGGGCCAAAGACGACGACGCTGGCGACGACCTCGTGGAAGTCCCCCGAGATCAAGAG GGCAGCACGGAGAAGGACAAAGAAGCCGCCGTCCGGATGAAAATGTTCGGCCAGCTCACCCGGGAAAGCTTGGAGTGGCATCCTGACAAGATTCTCTGCAAGAGGTTCAACGTGCCTCACCCCTACCCCGG GTCCGCCGTGGTGGGTCTTCCCAAAGTCAAGCGAGACAAGTTTTCCATCTTCAACTTCCTGACCGTCGCTCCCGGCGATCCAC CTCCTCCGCTGGCCTCCAAGAAGTCCAGGTGGGACCAGGAGGCGGTGACGGAGAAGGAGGATCCCGCGCAGGCGGGCGCGCTCAAAGAGGAGTCTCGGGCCGTCAAGACGGAGCCCCCGGACCCGGCGCGG GACGGGAAGCGAGaagcggtggcggtggcggcggcggcgccggcagAAGCAGACGAAGAGGAGACCGAGGGGGAGgccgatgatgacgacgacgaggaggaggtggaggaagaGACGCGCCCTCCCATGGACGTGTTCAAAGCCATCTTCGCCAGCTCCTCGGACGAGGCGTCCTCGTCTTCCTCGGACGGAGAGGACGGCGATGCCGGAGAGGACGGAGAGGGGGCGCCGTCGGCGGCCCTCTTTGCCGTCTCGTCCCGGCAGACAG CGACGGCAGACGGCGTTTCTCCCGCCGACGGCGTTTCGCtggcgccgccgccgcggcaGGACGCCGAGTTCGGTCCGGCGCTTCCTCCTCCCTGGTTTGTTCCCG TCGCCAGCGCCTCGCCGGCCCGAGAGCTCGGACGCAAGAAGCGAGACAAGAGCAAGAAAGACAAGAAG AAGAAGAAAAGCAAGAAGAAGAGAGACAAAGCCAAGCGACAagaggacaaaaagaaaaagaagacaaaagccCAGGGGCCCAGACCCCACGCTGACGGGCGGACGGAGGATTTGATCGGGAG GCTAAAGCGCGTCTCCTCCGGCATCCTGCGTTGA